In Nitrosomonas sp. sh817, the following are encoded in one genomic region:
- a CDS encoding Tn3 family transposase yields the protein MAVDFLTAEQKAQYGQFAGDPDEIQLARYFHLDEADLTFILNRRGDQNRLGFALQLTSVRFLGCFLSDLTLVPANVQAFVAGQLSIGDVAILADYAQRDTTKREHTALIREQYGYREFTEPPWAFRLSRLLYTRAWISNERPGLMFDFATAWLNQNKVLLPGATTLSRLISEIRERAVNRLWRRLAVLPTLEQKAKLETLLKVPEGTRSSAFDRYQKGPVTISGPAFNASVERYLELKALGMQEIDFSHIPPVRLKNLARHAGVITVPKIARMPEDKRTAILVAFVKAFETIALDDALDVLDQLITEIAGNAKRMGQKNRLRTLKDLDKSALTLADVCTLILNEETQDGQLRDVIFTQITKERLAESIAIVQDLARPYDDKFHDELIEQYGRVCRFLPRLLNDITFKAAPAGETTLSAFNYLAASGTSRKHTLDKPPMNIISAPWKRLIFDKDGRVTKRGYTLCFLDKLQDALRRRDIYVENSDRWGDPRAKLLQGANWQANRIQVCRSIGQPVQPDEAITNLTQQLDATYKQVAANFADNAAVKIDNSGKQPALTITNLDKLDEPPSLIRLNEQVTGLLPKVDLTELLLEIHTHTGFADEFTHVSEANARANDLSVSICAVLMAEACNIGLEPLIKHHIPALTRHRLNWVKQNYLRAETLVRANARLVDHQSTLALAKKWGGGEVASADGMRLVTPVRTINAGPNRKYFPKGITWYNFLSDQFSGFHGIVVPGTLRDSIFVLEGLLEQQTGLNPTEIMTDTAGASDLVFGLFWLLGYQFSPRLADAGEAVFWRIDKHADYGVLNDLARGSVNTRRIEQHWDDMLRIAGSLKLGTIQASELIRSLLKSDRPSSLTKAIIDAGRINKTLYLLNYIDDEDYRRRILTQLNRGEGRHAVARVICHGQRGEIRKRYREGQEDQLGALGLVTNAVVLWNTLYMQAALDHLRQQPQEIREEDEKRLSPLLHGHINVLGHYSFTLAEQIMMGQLRPLNQSSKNNIILP from the coding sequence ATGGCCGTCGATTTTTTAACCGCAGAACAGAAGGCTCAGTACGGTCAATTTGCCGGTGATCCAGATGAAATCCAACTGGCAAGGTACTTTCACCTTGACGAAGCAGACCTGACATTCATTTTAAATCGCCGTGGCGATCAAAATAGACTTGGCTTTGCGCTGCAATTAACTTCCGTCAGGTTTTTAGGATGCTTCCTTTCCGATCTAACGTTGGTGCCAGCCAACGTCCAAGCCTTTGTGGCCGGACAGCTTTCGATTGGAGATGTGGCTATTTTGGCGGATTACGCCCAAAGGGATACCACTAAACGCGAACACACCGCGCTTATCCGCGAACAATATGGCTACCGCGAATTTACCGAACCACCTTGGGCATTCCGTCTTAGCCGGTTACTTTATACCCGTGCCTGGATCAGCAACGAAAGACCCGGCTTAATGTTCGACTTTGCTACTGCCTGGCTGAATCAAAACAAGGTGCTGCTACCTGGTGCTACGACTTTATCACGGCTGATTTCCGAAATCAGGGAAAGAGCGGTTAACCGATTGTGGCGGCGATTAGCGGTTTTACCAACACTTGAGCAAAAAGCCAAACTGGAAACTTTACTCAAAGTGCCAGAAGGCACACGATCATCGGCTTTTGATCGTTATCAGAAAGGCCCGGTAACCATCAGCGGGCCAGCCTTTAATGCATCCGTTGAACGCTATCTTGAATTAAAGGCGTTGGGTATGCAAGAAATCGATTTTTCCCATATACCACCGGTTCGATTGAAGAACCTCGCCCGCCATGCGGGTGTTATCACGGTACCTAAAATAGCCAGAATGCCAGAGGACAAGCGTACGGCAATCCTGGTGGCTTTTGTGAAGGCCTTTGAAACCATTGCCCTGGATGATGCCTTGGATGTACTCGATCAACTCATAACCGAGATTGCGGGTAATGCCAAAAGAATGGGTCAGAAAAATCGGTTACGGACACTGAAAGATTTGGATAAATCTGCGCTGACATTAGCGGATGTCTGTACACTGATTTTGAATGAAGAAACACAAGACGGCCAGTTACGCGATGTCATTTTTACCCAGATCACTAAAGAGAGATTAGCCGAATCGATTGCCATCGTTCAGGATTTGGCCCGCCCCTATGACGATAAATTTCATGATGAGTTGATTGAGCAGTATGGTCGGGTTTGCCGGTTTTTACCGCGACTACTCAATGACATTACTTTCAAGGCCGCGCCCGCCGGGGAAACGACGCTTTCTGCATTCAATTATCTTGCCGCTTCTGGTACATCACGCAAACATACTTTGGATAAGCCGCCCATGAATATTATTTCCGCTCCGTGGAAGCGATTGATTTTTGATAAAGACGGGCGAGTCACTAAACGGGGATACACACTGTGTTTTCTCGACAAATTACAAGATGCCTTGCGAAGGCGCGATATCTATGTTGAAAATAGTGATCGTTGGGGCGATCCCAGGGCAAAATTGCTGCAAGGTGCTAATTGGCAAGCAAACCGAATCCAGGTTTGTCGCTCGATTGGACAGCCGGTACAACCCGATGAGGCAATTACTAACTTAACACAGCAACTGGATGCCACTTATAAACAAGTTGCCGCCAACTTTGCAGATAATGCAGCCGTCAAGATTGACAATTCCGGCAAGCAACCGGCTTTAACCATCACCAACCTGGATAAACTGGATGAGCCGCCCAGCCTCATTCGGCTCAATGAGCAGGTGACCGGATTATTGCCAAAAGTGGATCTTACCGAGTTACTATTGGAAATCCATACTCATACTGGCTTTGCCGATGAATTTACGCATGTAAGCGAAGCCAATGCTCGTGCCAATGATTTATCGGTCAGTATTTGTGCGGTACTCATGGCCGAAGCCTGTAATATTGGACTGGAACCCTTAATCAAGCACCACATTCCGGCGCTGACTCGCCATCGCCTGAATTGGGTTAAGCAAAACTACCTGCGGGCAGAAACGCTTGTTCGGGCCAATGCCCGATTGGTCGATCATCAATCAACCCTCGCTTTGGCTAAAAAATGGGGTGGTGGTGAAGTGGCTTCTGCCGACGGAATGCGATTGGTGACGCCTGTGCGTACGATTAATGCCGGGCCAAATAGGAAATACTTCCCTAAGGGCATTACTTGGTATAACTTTTTATCGGATCAATTTTCAGGGTTCCACGGCATCGTCGTTCCTGGGACATTGAGAGATTCTATCTTTGTTTTGGAAGGACTGTTAGAGCAACAGACCGGCTTGAATCCAACGGAAATTATGACGGATACCGCTGGAGCCAGTGATTTAGTGTTTGGATTATTCTGGCTGCTTGGCTATCAATTTTCACCGCGCTTGGCCGATGCCGGTGAAGCGGTTTTTTGGCGAATCGATAAACATGCGGATTATGGCGTGCTCAATGATCTGGCCAGAGGTTCTGTCAATACTCGCCGGATAGAACAGCACTGGGATGATATGCTGAGGATAGCCGGGTCGCTTAAACTGGGGACCATACAGGCATCAGAGCTTATCCGTTCACTTTTGAAAAGTGATCGGCCATCCAGTCTGACTAAAGCCATCATCGACGCGGGGCGCATCAACAAGACTTTGTATCTGCTGAATTATATTGACGATGAAGATTACCGCCGGCGGATATTAACACAGCTAAACCGGGGGGAAGGACGGCATGCGGTTGCTCGCGTCATTTGCCATGGACAACGGGGAGAAATTCGCAAGCGCTACCGCGAAGGGCAGGAAGATCAACTGGGAGCGCTTGGATTGGTAACCAATGCCGTCGTATTATGGAACACCCTATATATGCAAGCAGCGCTGGATCATTTGCGGCAACAGCCACAAGAAATTAGAGAAGAAGATGAAAAAAGGCTATCGCCTTTGCTGCATGGACATATCAATGTGCTAGGGCACTACTCATTTACACTGGCAGAGCAAATCATGATGGGGCAACTCAGGCCGCTAAACCAGTCATCAAAAAATAATATCATCCTTCCTTAG